Proteins encoded by one window of Desulfovibrio ferrophilus:
- the infB gene encoding translation initiation factor IF-2 yields MTDKLRVKDISAELGISNKELLQACRELDIPVKSHMSTLEDEDASAIRGHVKKAPTSTEVVTKEVQPGAVVRRRRKKVKAPNGQAEAEAKPEIIPEPQEEPAEAAAKVPETVAEEAKPEAPEIKKPVAKKKAKRPETPAARIVKPVVPEQPEKTAPTVDEAPKAEEAAPETPEAPVAEAAKVEPEAKPTAKSEETAEAVSPEPEAAKEAAPEQVKTAPTEAKDKPEAIAKDAKTDAGEKTKVAAKADGEAGDEPKKKKKKKEPIAPKVKIISRPDPALVQERRAAAATARPSGGRPGGPGGRPGGPGGRPGGPGGRPGGPGGRPGGPGGPGGRPGGPGGPGGRPGGPGGPGGRPGGPGGPGGRPGGPGGPGGPAPGAAPEGDGRRRRKKDKRVVDFSKRDNETRFEMQGRGKKGKRGKRGGVEPQSTTQPIKAAKRKVRIEEAIRVADLAKQMGVKAQLLIKALFTMGMMATINQSLDFDTAVLIASDFGYEVEKVGFSEDDYIVPKEKDAPESLQDRAPVVTIMGHVDHGKTSLLDAIRESKITSGEAGGITQHIGAYDVTTPRGKIVFLDTPGHEAFTAMRARGAKVTDLVILVVAADDGVMDQTREAISHSKAAGVPIIVAVNKIDKEGADPDRVMRELADHDLVPEDWGGQTIFCNVSAKTGENLDTLLELVLLQAEVLELKANPDKPAVGHIVEARLDKGRGPVATVLIEAGTLNQGDCFVCGVQSGKVRAMQNDQGRKVKTVGPATPVEVQGFEGVPLAGDEFVCVEDEKVARRIAQNRALKQRERQLASESKVTLESFLASSPDSDVKTLNLLTKADVQGSQEAIGDALNKLSTDAVKVNILHSGAGAITESDILLAAASNAIIIGFNVRPTAKIKEIAEQEHVEIRFYDIIYKLVSEIKDAMAGMLAPIISEKYLGQAEVRDTFTVPKVGTIAGCFVVDGQLTRHAKVRLLREGVVIYTGALASLKRFKDDAKEVNKGYECGAGLERFNDIKTGDVIEAFTEVESAATLD; encoded by the coding sequence ATGACGGATAAGCTTCGGGTAAAAGACATTTCTGCAGAACTTGGAATTAGTAACAAGGAACTTCTCCAGGCATGTCGCGAATTGGACATTCCGGTGAAGAGCCATATGAGCACGTTGGAAGACGAGGATGCATCGGCCATCCGCGGTCATGTAAAAAAGGCACCCACTTCCACCGAGGTTGTGACCAAAGAAGTCCAACCTGGTGCCGTGGTGCGTCGCCGCCGCAAGAAGGTCAAAGCCCCCAATGGTCAGGCTGAAGCCGAGGCTAAGCCTGAAATCATCCCCGAGCCCCAAGAGGAGCCCGCCGAGGCCGCGGCCAAGGTTCCGGAAACGGTCGCGGAGGAAGCCAAGCCCGAAGCCCCCGAGATCAAAAAGCCCGTTGCCAAAAAGAAAGCCAAAAGGCCCGAAACTCCTGCTGCCCGTATCGTAAAGCCCGTGGTTCCTGAACAGCCTGAAAAAACGGCTCCTACCGTGGATGAAGCCCCCAAGGCTGAAGAGGCTGCTCCAGAAACTCCCGAAGCACCTGTCGCAGAGGCTGCCAAGGTCGAGCCAGAAGCCAAGCCCACGGCCAAATCCGAAGAGACTGCTGAGGCTGTCAGCCCTGAACCGGAAGCCGCCAAGGAAGCCGCACCTGAGCAGGTCAAGACAGCACCTACTGAGGCCAAAGACAAGCCCGAAGCAATCGCCAAGGATGCCAAGACTGATGCTGGTGAAAAAACCAAGGTTGCAGCAAAGGCCGACGGCGAAGCTGGTGACGAGCCCAAGAAAAAGAAGAAGAAAAAAGAGCCTATAGCTCCCAAAGTTAAAATTATTTCTCGTCCTGACCCGGCGCTGGTTCAGGAACGCCGTGCAGCAGCAGCTACGGCCCGCCCGAGTGGTGGCCGTCCCGGCGGCCCTGGTGGTCGTCCCGGTGGCCCTGGTGGTCGTCCCGGTGGTCCTGGTGGCCGCCCCGGTGGTCCTGGTGGCCGTCCAGGTGGTCCAGGTGGCCCCGGTGGCCGTCCTGGTGGCCCCGGCGGTCCTGGTGGTCGTCCTGGTGGCCCCGGCGGTCCTGGTGGTCGTCCTGGTGGCCCCGGCGGTCCTGGTGGTCGTCCTGGTGGTCCTGGTGGCCCCGGTGGTCCGGCTCCTGGTGCAGCCCCTGAGGGCGATGGCCGTCGTCGTCGTAAAAAGGACAAGCGTGTCGTTGATTTTTCCAAGCGTGACAATGAGACACGTTTCGAGATGCAGGGACGCGGCAAAAAGGGCAAAAGAGGTAAGCGTGGTGGTGTCGAGCCACAGTCCACGACTCAGCCCATCAAAGCCGCAAAGCGCAAAGTCAGAATTGAAGAAGCTATTCGTGTGGCAGACCTCGCCAAACAGATGGGCGTCAAGGCTCAGTTGCTGATCAAGGCGCTGTTCACCATGGGCATGATGGCAACCATCAACCAGTCCCTGGACTTTGATACTGCAGTACTGATCGCTTCTGACTTCGGCTATGAAGTCGAGAAGGTCGGTTTCTCCGAAGACGATTACATCGTGCCCAAGGAGAAGGACGCTCCCGAATCCTTGCAGGATCGCGCTCCGGTCGTGACCATCATGGGTCACGTTGACCATGGTAAAACGTCCCTGCTGGATGCCATCCGTGAATCCAAGATCACCTCGGGTGAGGCCGGCGGCATCACGCAGCACATCGGTGCTTATGACGTCACCACTCCTCGCGGCAAGATCGTGTTCCTGGATACGCCTGGTCACGAAGCGTTTACCGCCATGCGTGCCCGCGGCGCCAAAGTCACTGACCTGGTCATTCTGGTTGTTGCCGCTGATGACGGCGTCATGGACCAGACCCGTGAAGCCATCAGTCACTCCAAAGCTGCTGGCGTGCCCATCATCGTGGCCGTCAACAAAATCGATAAAGAAGGTGCCGACCCCGACCGCGTGATGCGCGAGTTGGCCGATCATGACCTGGTCCCTGAAGACTGGGGTGGTCAGACCATCTTCTGCAACGTGTCCGCCAAGACCGGCGAGAACCTGGACACCCTGCTGGAGCTCGTTCTGCTGCAGGCCGAAGTCCTGGAACTCAAGGCCAACCCGGACAAGCCTGCCGTTGGCCACATCGTGGAAGCCCGTCTGGACAAGGGACGCGGCCCCGTGGCCACTGTCCTTATCGAGGCCGGCACCCTGAATCAGGGCGATTGCTTCGTGTGTGGTGTCCAGAGTGGTAAGGTCCGCGCAATGCAGAATGACCAGGGCCGCAAGGTCAAAACGGTCGGCCCCGCTACCCCTGTTGAAGTTCAGGGATTTGAGGGTGTACCGCTGGCCGGTGACGAATTTGTGTGTGTCGAGGATGAAAAAGTCGCTCGCCGCATCGCACAGAATCGTGCCCTCAAGCAGCGTGAGCGTCAGCTTGCAAGCGAGTCCAAAGTGACCCTGGAAAGCTTCCTGGCTTCCAGCCCGGATAGCGATGTGAAAACTCTGAACCTGCTCACCAAGGCAGACGTACAGGGTTCACAGGAGGCCATTGGTGACGCTCTGAACAAGCTCTCCACCGATGCCGTCAAGGTCAACATCCTGCACTCCGGCGCAGGGGCAATCACCGAATCCGATATCCTGCTGGCTGCGGCTTCCAACGCCATCATCATCGGTTTCAACGTCCGCCCGACGGCCAAGATCAAGGAAATCGCCGAGCAAGAGCACGTGGAAATCCGTTTCTACGACATCATCTACAAGCTGGTGAGCGAAATCAAAGACGCCATGGCAGGTATGCTGGCTCCGATCATTTCGGAGAAGTACCTCGGCCAGGCCGAAGTCCGCGACACCTTTACGGTGCCCAAGGTCGGCACCATCGCAGGTTGCTTCGTTGTGGACGGTCAACTGACCCGCCACGCCAAGGTCCGCCTGCTGCGCGAAGGTGTTGTCATCTACACCGGTGCCCTGGCCTCCCTGAAGCGTTTCAAAGACGACGCCAAGGAAGTCAATAAGGGATACGAATGTGGTGCCGGACTCGAACGCTTCAACGACATCAAGACCGGAGACGTTATCGAGGCCTTCACGGAAGTGGAGTCCGCAGCAACTCTGGACTAA
- a CDS encoding DUF503 domain-containing protein — protein sequence MILGLLRLDFRLHGNRSLKGKRQIANSLKQKLRNKFNVAVSEVEAQDSLDRLVLAVVTVSPESRRVESQLQKALNHAQAATSEELIDSQVEIFSSGNDADEFL from the coding sequence ATGATACTGGGCCTCCTGCGGCTTGATTTCCGACTGCACGGCAACCGTTCCCTCAAGGGAAAACGGCAAATTGCCAACAGCCTGAAACAAAAACTCAGGAACAAATTCAACGTCGCAGTGAGCGAAGTTGAAGCCCAGGACAGCCTGGACAGATTGGTTCTTGCCGTGGTGACGGTCTCACCGGAATCCCGGCGGGTGGAAAGCCAACTCCAAAAGGCTCTCAATCACGCACAGGCCGCTACCAGCGAGGAACTTATCGACTCGCAGGTAGAGATTTTCAGCTCCGGCAACGACGCCGACGAATTTTTATAG
- the truB gene encoding tRNA pseudouridine(55) synthase TruB, producing the protein MGRSRKRSKEQLDGLLVLNKPEGPTSAGCLTMIKRGLHQGKIGHAGTLDPMATGVLLVLLGHGTKLAPYLTEGRKTYWGELELGTVTDSYDRQGKIVEQKPFDHLPPEDVRKDVLSWMELSTQEVPPVSAAKHQGKPLYELARTGQEVPVKVKDIEIFHAEVLEMDLPRVRFRTTVSAGTYVRSLVHSLGIRLGCGAMLTALTREHCHPFGLDQAHDLETVLDESERFPERVISLVDALPHWPKVVVTADQAAQVQNGTWLPVTDTTLAGVPGDKAMIIDSGNTPLALVEAKEKEGSVSWSILRGLW; encoded by the coding sequence ATGGGTAGAAGTCGCAAACGCAGCAAGGAACAGCTGGACGGCCTGCTGGTTCTGAACAAACCAGAAGGCCCGACCTCAGCCGGTTGCTTGACAATGATCAAGCGAGGCTTACATCAGGGCAAGATTGGACATGCCGGAACCCTGGATCCGATGGCCACAGGGGTCCTGCTTGTCTTGCTGGGACATGGCACCAAACTCGCCCCTTACCTCACCGAAGGTCGCAAGACCTACTGGGGAGAACTGGAGTTGGGAACGGTCACTGACAGCTATGACCGCCAGGGCAAAATCGTCGAGCAAAAGCCGTTTGACCACTTGCCCCCTGAAGATGTAAGGAAGGACGTCCTTTCCTGGATGGAACTCTCCACCCAGGAGGTTCCGCCTGTGTCTGCAGCCAAACATCAGGGCAAGCCCCTGTATGAGTTGGCGCGAACTGGCCAGGAAGTTCCTGTAAAGGTAAAGGATATTGAAATTTTTCATGCGGAGGTCCTGGAAATGGATCTTCCGCGTGTGCGCTTCCGGACAACGGTGAGCGCCGGAACCTACGTACGGTCCCTGGTCCACAGCTTGGGGATTCGACTTGGGTGCGGCGCCATGCTCACCGCTTTGACCCGGGAGCACTGCCATCCCTTCGGACTCGATCAAGCCCATGACCTGGAAACGGTCCTGGACGAGTCCGAACGGTTTCCCGAACGGGTGATTTCCCTTGTGGACGCCCTACCTCACTGGCCCAAGGTGGTCGTGACCGCTGACCAGGCCGCACAGGTTCAAAATGGAACCTGGCTGCCCGTAACGGACACAACCCTGGCTGGTGTACCGGGAGACAAGGCCATGATCATTGACTCCGGCAATACGCCGCTGGCACTGGTCGAAGCCAAGGAAAAGGAAGGCAGCGTGTCATGGTCCATACTCAGGGGGCTCTGGTAG
- a CDS encoding DHH family phosphoesterase — translation MDSPIKAISQRLRDGESFLIVAHSSPDGDAIGSSTALGHILQSMGKRVVLYNESRLPKPFCWVPLPCPLVQDVPNEKFDWIISLDCGDKHRMGSAMAENFGAKGTINIDHHLGNPEFAEINWVDTGYAAVGEMIAVLARELDMPLSDKLGECIYLAIVTDTGSFSFGNTSPRTLELAAEILRQGLDPSAFVANLQNQWTLGRMKLWSRIFAQAELHCAGQLGVIHITKEMFENTGTSSEDTDGVVNFIGRIKGVKAAILLREDSPELTKISLRSTGDINVQAIAAELGGGGHKNASGCAVHAPIDKAEQTVLEVAARLLGCPRKTDG, via the coding sequence ATGGACAGCCCGATCAAGGCCATTAGCCAGCGCCTGAGAGACGGCGAATCCTTCCTTATTGTTGCCCACAGCAGCCCCGATGGTGATGCCATAGGCTCCAGTACCGCCCTTGGTCACATCCTTCAGTCAATGGGCAAGCGAGTCGTGCTATACAACGAATCCCGTTTGCCCAAGCCCTTTTGCTGGGTGCCCCTGCCCTGCCCACTGGTACAGGACGTCCCCAACGAAAAGTTTGATTGGATCATCTCCCTGGACTGTGGCGACAAGCACCGTATGGGCTCGGCGATGGCCGAAAACTTCGGGGCAAAAGGAACCATCAACATCGACCATCACCTGGGCAATCCCGAGTTCGCCGAAATCAACTGGGTGGACACGGGATACGCTGCCGTGGGCGAGATGATTGCCGTTCTGGCTCGCGAACTGGATATGCCTCTGTCCGACAAGCTCGGAGAATGCATCTATCTAGCCATCGTAACGGATACCGGTTCCTTCAGCTTTGGCAACACCAGTCCCCGCACGCTGGAACTGGCGGCAGAAATTCTTCGCCAAGGGCTCGATCCTTCCGCTTTCGTGGCCAATCTCCAGAACCAATGGACACTGGGCCGCATGAAACTCTGGTCCCGCATTTTCGCCCAAGCTGAGCTGCACTGCGCTGGTCAACTTGGTGTGATCCATATCACCAAGGAAATGTTCGAGAATACCGGCACCAGTAGTGAAGACACCGATGGTGTTGTGAATTTCATCGGCCGGATCAAAGGCGTTAAAGCTGCCATCCTGCTACGGGAAGACTCCCCAGAGCTGACCAAGATCAGCCTGCGCTCCACCGGGGACATCAATGTTCAGGCCATTGCTGCCGAACTCGGTGGCGGAGGCCACAAGAACGCCTCCGGTTGTGCGGTACACGCCCCCATCGACAAAGCTGAGCAGACCGTTCTTGAAGTCGCTGCCCGTCTATTGGGATGCCCAAGGAAAACTGATGGGTAG
- the rpsO gene encoding 30S ribosomal protein S15 — MVMTAEDKAKIIEEYRQEEGDTGSPEVQVALLTHRIAYLSEHFKTHKKDHHSRTGLLKLVGQRRKLLNYLTRKDVQRYRDLIARLGLRK; from the coding sequence GTGGTTATGACTGCTGAAGATAAGGCTAAGATCATTGAGGAGTACAGGCAGGAAGAAGGGGACACTGGTTCCCCCGAGGTTCAGGTTGCGCTGCTGACGCACCGCATCGCCTACCTGTCCGAGCACTTCAAGACCCACAAGAAGGATCACCATTCCCGCACGGGTCTCTTGAAGCTGGTCGGTCAGCGCCGCAAACTGCTGAACTACCTGACTCGCAAAGACGTCCAGCGCTATCGCGATCTCATCGCTCGCCTGGGTCTGCGCAAGTAA
- the rbfA gene encoding 30S ribosome-binding factor RbfA encodes MQPSGSRRAHKLGDQIMRIVAQLLATEIDDQRLAMVSVSGVRMNKDISIAEVLYSVPMGSDPVEIEAAFKKSAGFFRSQVGRALKSKYVPKIIFKRDDFLEEMVYGQPDQGH; translated from the coding sequence ATGCAACCCTCCGGATCACGCAGAGCCCACAAGCTGGGCGACCAGATCATGCGCATCGTGGCGCAACTCCTTGCCACCGAAATCGATGACCAGCGATTGGCCATGGTGTCGGTAAGCGGCGTGCGCATGAATAAAGACATCTCCATTGCCGAGGTGCTCTATTCGGTACCCATGGGCTCAGACCCCGTTGAAATCGAAGCTGCATTCAAAAAATCTGCAGGCTTCTTCCGCTCCCAGGTGGGACGCGCCTTGAAAAGCAAGTACGTGCCTAAGATCATCTTCAAGCGCGACGACTTCCTTGAGGAGATGGTTTATGGACAGCCCGATCAAGGCCATTAG